ACAGACAAGGTTGGAGGCGAAGATAAGTGGGGACGGGGTGGTGCTTCTCCGCAAACATCCAACCCTTCTATAAAGATTCCTCCAGACTGGGGAAGAAGGCTTGGGTGTCGGTCCCTttaagaaggaagggaaagggttAAAGCCACTGCGGGGCCATTTCCCTTCCCGGCCCCGAGAGGGCGCAGGAGCTCTCAGGGGCTTAAAGGACCGGGCCTGGGGGCGGGttatgggggaggagggagggaagggtggTCTTGGAGGTTGGGGCCCGAGGATATCGGGGGTCCCCCCGGGCCCCCGACATCGGTCTCGGGAAGCGAAGCAGCCGCGGTTACCTGGCTCTGCCACCGGCTCCGGCTCTtcgggggctggggaggggagggaggagcagcGAGGGTTTGGGGAGCGAGCGGGGAACGGCCACGCCCGGGCgcgggaggggagagaggggagagacgTGAGAGGCTGTTAGAGGACCGGGAGCCGAGGCCGTCGGGAGCCCCATCCCGCCCCCTCCTCCCGGGCCCAGCgtccccgccccccgccccccgacCCCCCAGCTCCAGACCTGCGGAGTCCGGGACctcaccttcctcctcctcctccgcagCCTCCTCTGGAGATGGGGGCACAGAAGAGAAGGCGttaggagctgggggagggatgggGGCTGTGGCCAGAGACCAGGGTTCCAGTCTCTGCTGGACGGGGGTCCCTCTGGCCTAGGCTGCGATGGGCACGTTCCCCCTGGCGGTGCAGGGATGGCGCGGGGAGACGCTCCAGACCCGGAGAGGGCGGGCGAGGGCCCGAGAGCTGAGCCGCCCCTTCCCCGCCAAAGCGCCACACTCCTCGCCTCCCCTCCCAAGAGCTCCTGGGCGTGTCCCCATCCCATAGGGCCGGCCCACTCCCTACTCACCTTCCGGCTGCTCCCTGCGGACGggtgtggggagagaggagggaggggagagttaGACCTGGGGTGGGAGAGCCTCTCCACCGCTGCACGCCCCAACCCCTCCCAGTGCAGCACTCACTCCTCATATTCCTGCTCCTCGGTGTCCGACATCCTGGTGCGGCCTAAGGACCAGAGAGAAGAGGCCCAGTGGGGTGGGGCCCCAAGGAGGGGGCGACCTAGACTCCTGGgtgtgagggaggaggggctgggggcctgcaCTCCTGAGTTTGAGGGAGGAGCAGCTGGGGCCTGGACTCATggatctggactcctgggtctgagagaggaggagctggggtctggactcctgggtctgagggaggaggagctggggcctggactcctgggtctggaCTCGTGGGTGTGAGAGAGGAGGAgctggggtctggactcctgggtcagagggaggaggggctgggggcctgcactcctgggtctgagggaggaggagatggGACCTGGACTCCTGGATCTGAGGGAGGAGGGCCTGggagcctggactcctgggtctgagggaggagggcctgggagcctgggctcctgggtctgaggcaggaggagctggagcctggactcctgggtctgaggaaggaggagctggggcctggactcctgggtctgagggaggagaagctgggacctggactcctgggtctgagggaggataGGGCTGGGGGTGTGCGGGAGGGTGGGTGTGGACTCCTGAGACTGAGGGGCGTTGTCCTGGACACCTGGGTCTGAGGGATGAGGGGCTGGAGGCTTGGACTCCTGGATCTGAgagaggaggggccaggggcctggaggcctgggtctgagggaggaggggccgcGGGCCTGGAtgcctgggtctgagggaggggGGGCCAGGGGCTGGACACCTGGGTCTGAAGGAGGACGGGCTGGGGgcttggactcctgggtctgaggaagGAGGGgatgggggcctggactcctgggtctgagggaggaggagctggggcctggactcctggatctaaaggaggaggggctgggagtCTGGACTcctgagtctgagggaggagggggctgggggcctgTACTCCTGCATCTGAGGGAGGAGGGCTCAGGTCTGGACTTCTGGGTCCGAGGGAGGGGGCTGGCTGTCCTAAAGCATGCATGAGGACAGACCTTGGTAGGTGTGGTCCTGGCACAGCCAGGAGGCTGCAGACCCTGCCCCCTCAGCACAGCTGTCCTCTTTTGTCTTATGACAAGTCCATGGGAACCTGATCCAGTTGGGATTAGGAGGAGGCATTTGAGAAGGGACAGTGGCCTGAAGACAATAgctgccccacccccagcagctATTTTGGGGGGATGTCGTAGATGGTGAAACCGAGGACATTTCCTAAGAAGGGATTTGAGGAAGGGGGGCTTCTGGGAGAATTAGTCACCCGCATCCCCTCTCCCACTCACCCCACCCCGCTGACTGGTTTCCTCCCCACCTGTCTCCCCTTTCACCTTCCCATACATCACGCAGGGGGCAGGGGTATAAAGGGCACCTTCTGTCCGTAGACCTCACCCTGATCCCTACATTCTTAGACCTCAAAGTCTTTGAGACACCCTAGGCCACAGGGTGCCTAGCCCCAAATCCCAATACCCACAGATTCTGAGACCCCGATTTATGATGCCTGTGTTTCTGAGACCAGCAAGTCCTCACAGCTCTGGATTCTGAAATCCCAGTTCTTGATAGTCCAGATATGGGCCGGGACATCTTAAGACCACCCCCAGGTCTTGAGACCTCCTAAAATCTGAAACCTTAAGAATATGAGACCCCCAAAATCTTGATACCCAAACTTGGAGGCCCAGTTCATGATACCCCAGATAATGACACTCTAAGTTCTCATGCTTTCTATCATAATACCTCAGATTCTGAGCCCTCCACTCCCAAAACCCCAGTTTCTTCTGAGACCCCCCCAATTCCTGATACCCTCAGAGTCTGAGGCCCCAAATCCTGACACCCAGATTGTTTGACCTCCAAGTCCAGATATCCCTGACTGCTGAGATTTCCCCCAGATTCCCAGAACCCCAAGATCCTAGGAGGTTTTATTCTGGGACATCCAAGTCCTGGCAGCCCCGGGTTAGGATTTGTGTAACCCACAAATCCTAGTAGTTTCCCCTCTATCCTGAGTCCCCCTAAAGTCTGAGCCTCTCAAGTTCCCAGATGTCAGTTGTATGCCCCACCTACCTCTGCACCATTTCTCCACACCCCACATCTTCCCACCGgcctcctgccccctcccccaagGACATGGTTTTTGGAGACCACAGGGCTCCGCAGAGCCCCTTACCTAGGCTGCGTCTGAGATTCTGTGAATCTTGAGGCTGAGCCTTGCTGAGGGCACTGAAGCTCCGGGGAGTTTATAGCTGGAGGCTCGGCCCCGCcctgaggggagagggagggggagagaattCCTTTGCTCAAACACAAGTCTGAGAGTTCAGAGACAGCCCGGCTGCCCCTGGCTCCACACTCAGAGTCCAGAAGCCTCCGCGggcccctccccaaccccatgcCAACCCCATCTGCATGGCCCAGGAGCCCCgcgcctgcccccaccccacgtCCCAGGCTCCCATGGTGCTCCAACTACCTCCCTTATAGCTCCCTGTGCTTTGACGTCCCCATGCCCGGCACACAGTAGGTCCTTGGAGGACCTACTAATGACAAATGGGCTATAAGGAatgtttcctgttttcttctctctgttcccTCTTTCTATCTAGGTCTGTTTCTGGACGTGGCTCTCCatctgtgtatctctgtgtgtctgtctctacTTCTTAGTCTccccctctgtctctgtccatctttttgtctccccctccccacccccacccctttgTCTGCCACCAGGATTCCATCCTGGTGACAACAGGCACTAAAGCCGGGAAGcaggtgtggggagggggaggggaagggttgGGGGTGTCAATTAGGGTGAAACctaccctccctccccacctccatctAACACTGATCTTTTTTGGTATCCCCCTCCCGCTTCCCAGCCAAGCCATGACCTTGAGTTCTAGGTTCAAGCCGGCCCTGGAGAGCAGGCTTCCTCACCCTCCCCGCCTCTCTGTACCTCTGTCTCTGGTGGTCTCGGTCTTTGTGTTTCTGTGCATTTCTTGGGGCCCCTTGCTGGGTCTGTCTTGGGCTCTCTCTGCATCTGTCTCTTTCTGAGCCCCTCAGTGTGTTTCTCGGCATGTGTCTCCGGGTGGTTTTGTCTCTGCATTTCTGTGGGTGTCTCTGCATGTCTGCCCCTCTAAGCGTTTGTGTCTGTGGGGGCTCACAGTCTCTCTGTGCATTTCTGTCCACCTATGACcccatttctgtctctttttggCTCTGGGTCTTTGTGTCCGTGTTCACGTCTCTATCTTTCTAGTTCTCTCCACGTCTTTCTTAGTGCCCGCAGTTCCCCCTCTGTGGTTCTCCATTTCCATCTCTTATAGGGTCTCCGTGCCTCTGCACCTTGCTGTGAgtatatctctgtctctcttttctcctttctttgcaCTTCCTTCTATGCATCTTgtattttctccctctctctttgggTCTTTGTCTGGCTCCTTCTCTCTCTACTCCCAACTCAGTCTCTCTGTTGTCAGTCATGTCTCTCTGCCTGTCcgtttctctgtgtgtctctctctttgaACTTTAGTCTTGGCATCTCTGTGCACTGCACATGGGCCAGAGGAGCTGTGACAATAGAGATCAGAAGACTGATGGAATGAACtgtttgtggcaataagataccaaattataaactagacctaaggccatgccaggcaagggttaagtcacaCATCCCTACACTTATATAATCAACTATGTTCTAACTGCCACAAGGCTTTTCCTTTTTCTAGCAGCTAAACAAGCACCGGCCTCAAGATAAGCAAAATTACAACAATTGCAGTCATCCATTGCCAGATGCTGACTAACTGAACCCCCTGTTCCACAAGGCATAACTACAGCATCAGTTGaacaagagactgatttcagtaactttctcctgataagaTACCACAGACCACGGACCGGTTCTGGCTGTTGACAGAGGCTGTGCACTGAGTGTCTTCATATCCCTGCTTCATGTTTCAATACAAATGCATTCAATGGAATGCACTTAAATGTTAAGCCTCCACCACCAAGTGAATGTGGGATGCATGTAAAATGTGTTTGCGGCCAgtcagggtggctcacgcctgtaatcccagcactttgggagaacaaggagggcgaatcacgaggtcaggagatcgagaccagcctggccaacatagtgaaaccccgtttctacgaaaaacacaaaaattagctgggcgtggtggtgcatgcctgtagtcccagctactggagaggctgaggcaggagaatggcttgaacccaggaggcagaggttgcagtgagctgagatcgtgccactgcactccagcctgggtgacagagcaagactcctctcaaaaaaaaaaaaaaaaaatgcgtgtTTGCTTGTCATACATGCGTGTGTCCACCTgtccatgaatattcatagctccttCTATAACCAGTTGAATACGAGCACTTAGCCAACCCACTCAGCATAAATTCCTGCCTTGCCCTTCCCTCCCTTAAAGtgcctgcttttgttttttggcgAGAAGCCATGCTtctggtctgcaggttgtgatCCGCTTCTTAAGAAACAAAGCTCCGCTCTCCAAATTCATGAACCCTGGGATTCTTTTCAATAACAGAGCCAAGAGTGCTTCACATGAGAGACCTATCTGGTCCCCAACCTGTTGTGTGGCTTTGGGGGAGCCCCACCCTCAGTCTTCCCatctttctcctgcctaagccctgGGTAATAGACATGGAGTCACTTTCAGCTCAGAGAGAAGCTTTATTCCTCAGGGCCCTCCTCAGGGCAGGGGCAGTAGGCAGGAAGGCTCAGCTCTCAAACTTTTTCTTGcggccctccattccactcagtgcATCGATGTTCTTGCGCCAGTCTCCCACCTCCCGGTTTTCCTGGAGGATGGCGATGAGTCAGAGGTTAGGGTCTCTTCCTGGTCTCCAGTCTCTCAAGAATCCCTGTCTTCCCTCCAGCCTGTGGGGCCACTCTACCCTGGATACCTGTCTAAGTGTCTAGTTCTGGAGCACTTCCTGTCTTTTCAAGATAATCCCTGCCAATTTTCCCCATGCACTTCCTGTCTCCCTCATGCACTTCTTGTCCCCCTCATGCACTTCCTGTCTTTCCCCAGCACTTCCTGTCTCCCCCATGTACTTTCTGTCTTTCCCCATCCACTTCCTGTCTCCCTCATGCACTTCCTGTCTTTCCCCTCCACTTCCTGTCTCCTTCCTGCACTTCCTATCTTTCCCCTCCACTTCCTGTCTGCCTTATGCCCTTcctgtctccttccttctcttcttattATAGTAGTCCCTCCTTATCTGCAATTTTACTTTGTGTGGTTGCTGTTACCTGAGGTAAACCATAGCCCAAaactattaaatggaaaatttcagaaataaacaattcataagtttgaTGGATTCTCAGGTCAATAGTAGCCTAATGCCAGGTCATAATGCCTATGTTAGCCACCTCACTTCATCTCAGCACATAGGCACTGTCATTTTACATCACAAGGAAAAGAAGGGTGATTACAGTgccataagatattttgagaaagagacCACATTCATGAGTTTTATTACAATCTGTTATAattgttctcttttattattattattatttgagacagggtttggctccctcgctcaagctggagtgcagttgtgcaagctcggctcactgcagcctcaacttcctggactcaagccatcctctcacctcagactcctgagtagctgggaccacaggtgtgtgccaccatgcgcagctaacttttgttttgttttgttttgttttgttttgttttgttttgagatggagtctcccagtgttgcccgggctggagtgaagtggtgagatctcagctcactgcaacctctgcctcctgggttcaagcaattctcctgcctcagcctccccagtagctgggattacaggcacccaccaccacgcccatcaaatgtttgcatttttactagagacagcgttttactgtgttggccaggctggtctcaaactcctgacctcatgatccgcccaccttggcttcccaaagcactgggattacaggcatgagccaccgcacccggcaacttttgtattttttatagaggcagggtctcaccatgttgcccaggctggtctcaaactccagagctcaagcaatctgcctgccttagcatcccaaagtgttgagattacaggcatgagccaccacacccaaccttcttttattgttatttattgttaatctcttactgtgtctaatttagaaatgaaactttatcataggtatgtatgtgtgtataggaaaaaaaaattacatatagggttcagtacaatccatggtttcaggcatccattcctgtctttcctgtcttctttaagatagggtctcactgtattgcccaggctggagtgcagtggtacagtcgtagctcactgcaccctcaatctcatgggctcaagcgattttcctgcctcagcctcctgagaagctggatgCCACCACCAttactggctaattttaaaaagaaatttgtagaaattaaaacaacatcgtggtggtgtgcacctgtagtcccagctactcgggaggctgaggcatgagaatcacttgatcctgggaggcggaggttgtggtgagccgagatggcgtcactgcactccagcagctgagatggtgtcattgcactccagcctgggcagcagagactccatctcaaaaaaaaaaaaaattggaaattaaaaaaaattttttttaaacctcaaagattacatgcatgagccactgcatctggacCTTCACGCACCTCTTTGCTCTTACATGGACTTCCTGTAGCCCTAATGCACTTCCTGTCTTCCCCTTCTACTTCCTGCCTTCCTCTTGCATTTCTGATGACCCCTTACTAGCTGCTTCTACCCCCAACTCCAAGCACCATCTGCCCTCAGGCTAGGCCCTAGGGTTGTTGGCACCCACAGCCCTTCCCCTCAGCATCCTCTTTCCTGGCCTTAGCCCACACTCACCTTCTCGGTGTCCTCCTTCTTCACCTGCTTGAGGTGGGCTCGCAGGTCCAGGGACTCTTTAGCCCGGGCCCCCAGCAGCGCCTGCATCATGGCATCTGCAGAGATCCTCACTCTCCGCAGGGTGGGCCGCTTAAACTTGCCTCGAAGGTCAAAGATCTTCTGGGTCAGATCTGCAATCTGGGGGGGCGGGGCACAAGGGGGTGGATACTCCTCCTTCCATTTCCCCCTCACCCAACTCTTCCATCCTACACTCCTTTTTTATTCTCCTTATCTCGTCTTCCAGTACCGAGGCCTCATCCAGGCTCTTCGCGGCTTAGGCTCCGAGTCTAGGCTTCTAATCCTGGAACTGAATCCCCCTCCACATATGCTCCAGCCTCACCTCTCAAAACCACTGGCATAACCTGGTCCAGCTACATGCAAATCACAATTCCCTGGCCAATGCCTGAGCTAATTTACCAACATGTGATGCCCTGAGCATGTTCACTAacatattttctgtttccctACCCATGGCCTTGCatgtgctgtttcctctgcctagaacagCTTTCCTTGACTATATTGTACTCATCCTTCTGCCCCAACCCTGCCAGGCTCACAGTTGTCCTGGGTCTCCTGGGATGTGCAGCCAAAAGCAgctgcaaggggtcagggagagACCAAGTCCCAGCCATCTCACCCTACCCCGAAGGTACCCGAGCTACCCATGCGTCCCACCTCCGTGATGTTCTTGGTGACTTTTGCCTCTATGTCGTATCTCTCTTCATCCACCTTGTCCACACGGGTGTGGAGCTGTCGGCACAAGTCCTGGAGGAGGAACGTGGTGTGTGTTGTTGGGGGAAGCCTGAAGGCCTGGtgacctggactcctgggtccgagggaggaggggcttggggcctggactcctgggtctgagggaggagttgggggcctggactcctgggtttgaggaaggagaaggggctgggggcctggactcctgggtctgaaggaggaggggctgagggcctcgattcctgggtctgagggaggagcggctggggcctggactccaGGGTctcagggaggaggggctggggcctggacttcaggctctgagggaggaggggctggggcctggactccaGGGTCTCAGGGAGGAGGgactggggcctggactcctggatctaagggaggaggggctgaggcCTGGGCTCCTGTCTGGGATAGGAGGGCCACATGGTCCTGAAGGAGTAGATTGGAGCCAAGACTCCACAGACTTGCACACAAAGAGTATTAGGCGCCAGGAGTCCCACGAACCATATATAATTGGGTAAGGACAGCCAGATTGGACGCCTGGGTCCCGAGCAGAAGAGGGGATAAAGGCTGTACTGCTGAATTCCGGGACTAGAAACCTCGCATCCTTGGGAGCCGTTACCTGCAGCTCCGCGAAGCCCAGCCCGGCCAACTCCAGCGGCTGGCAGCGGGTGCTCAGAGCGCGCCCCTTCTCTCCGCGCCGCTCCTCCGCCTCTCGCTCCAGCTCCTGCTTTGCAATCTGCAGCAGCAGAGTCTGTAGAGGGGTGGGAGGGAAGCGCAGCCCACCTGGGGCTTCAGGATAAAGACCAGGCGTGGGGAACTGCCTCTGCCTTTCTAAACCCTCCAGTTTGGTCTCCACCTTTCCAAGGCCCCGCCCCAACCCGAGCAGGACTCCCGCTAAAGCCACGCCCCGAGCGACCAAACCCCGCCCACTTCCGCCCACCTACCCCGAAAGCCCCACCCATTCTCAAGCTCCGCCCCCTGAGCACCTGCCTGCGCTTTCCCAGTCCCGCCCGTCCTCACCTTCAGCTGCAATTTTCTCGAGGCGGAGATCTTAGATTTTTTCTGCCAGGGTGAGACGGAGCAAGGAAGGGTCATGGAGGGGGATCCGGAGACGACGGTAGAGGGGACCTCAAGACACCCCCAGCAACGCCAGCCGGTCCAGATTTGGGCCCACGGCCAACTTGAGCCCTGAGTCT
This portion of the Pongo abelii isolate AG06213 chromosome 20, NHGRI_mPonAbe1-v2.0_pri, whole genome shotgun sequence genome encodes:
- the TNNI3 gene encoding troponin I, cardiac muscle is translated as MADESNDAAREPRPAPAPVRRRSSNYRAYATEPHAKKKSKISASRKLQLKTLLLQIAKQELEREAEERRGEKGRALSTRCQPLELAGLGFAELQDLCRQLHTRVDKVDEERYDIEAKVTKNITEIADLTQKIFDLRGKFKRPTLRRVRISADAMMQALLGARAKESLDLRAHLKQVKKEDTEKENREVGDWRKNIDALSGMEGRKKKFES